One Setaria viridis chromosome 7, Setaria_viridis_v4.0, whole genome shotgun sequence genomic region harbors:
- the LOC117865018 gene encoding G-type lectin S-receptor-like serine/threonine-protein kinase LECRK4 gives MAPLLLLSLLLLLSSTSLQAQQNITLGSSLTPEGPSSFWLSPSGDFAFGFRPIEGNTSSYLLAVWFDKTSDKTVVWYAKTNDPDPVLVHVSSGSQLLLNSNGALSLQDPTGTEVWNPRVVGAVYAAMLNTGNFVLAAADGSTKWGTFNNPADTILPTQVLTPGMKLRSRIIPTDYSNGRFLLDLQSIGVFLYTVAVPSGKMYDYYWSMAGNTTKLVFNATGMVYITLDNGTQISVTSGVTGSMLDYYHRATLDPDGVFRQYRCPKKVSNLSSQAWSVVDFKPPNICDAQLTNDGSGICGFNSYCTFNGRNNQSICLCPEQYSFIDEERKYKGCKPDFQPQSCDLDEAAASMQFKLIPMNSVDWPLADYEEYSPITKDQCQQLCLTDCFCAVAVFHDQDNTCWKKKMPLSNGKMGDNVERTLFVKVRKNNSTQAELVGSNKWKEDKKNWILGSSLFLGSSVLVNILLTSVILFGTYCTITVKEIPSLQSSNNIGLPLKAFAYAELEKATSGFQEVLGTGASGIVYKGQLQDDLGTYIAVKKIDKLEHETEKEFTVEVQTIGRTHHKNLVRLLGFCNEGKERLLVYEFMTNGSLNQFLFGDVRLEWNLRAQLALGVARGLLYLHEECSTQIIHCDIKPQNILLDGNFTAKISDFGLAKLLRTNQTQTNTGIRGTRGYVAPEWFKSIGITAKVDVYSFGVILLELICCRRNVELEAEEDQKILTDWANDCYRCGRVDFLVEGDDEAILNLMKVERFVAVALWCLQEDPTMRPTMLKVTQMLDEAAAVPTVPTPPDPSSFVSSLP, from the coding sequence ATGGcacctctcctcctcttgtccttgctcctgctgctgtCCTCTACTTCCCTTCAAGCTCAACAGAACATAACCTTAGGCTCCTCCTTGACACCTGAAGGGCCTAGCAGCTTTTGGCTCTCGCCGTCTGGCGACTTCGCGTTCGGCTTCCGGCCCATCGAGGGTAACACCTCCTCCTATCTGCTTGCTGTCTGGTTCGACAAGACCAGTGATAAGACGGTGGTTTGGTATGCCAAGACCAATGATCCAGATCCAGTGCTGGTACATGTTTCATCCGGTTCCCAGCTCCTGCTCAACTCAAATGGGGCGCTCTCGCTCCAGGATCCCACTGGAACAGAGGTATGGAATCCGAGAGTTGTGGGTGCAGTATACGCTGCCATGCTCAATACCGGAAACTTCGTACTGGCTGCTGCAGATGGCTCTACCAAGTGGGGGACCTTCAATAACCCAGCAGATACCATCCTGCCTACTCAGGTGCTCACTCCAGGAATGAAGCTCCGCAGCCGAATCATCCCCACAGACTACTCCAATGGCCGGTTCCTCCTTGACCTGCAAAGTATTGGTGTTTTTCTTTATACCGTTGCTGTACCCTCCGGTAAGATGTATGACTACTACTGGTCCATGGCTGGGAACACCACAAAGCTGGTGTTCAATGCGACTGGCATGGTATACATCACCTTGGATAACGGAACACAGATCAGTGTGACATCTGGGGTCACCGGTTCCATGTTAGACTACTATCATCGTGCTACACTTGACCCAGATGGTGTGTTCAGGCAATATCGGTGCCCGAAGAAGGTCAGCAACCTGAGTAGTCAAGCATGGTCAGTAGTGGACTTCAAGCCCCCAAATATCTGTGACGCACAACTGACAAATGATGGAAGCGGCATTTGTGGGTTTAACAGTTACTGCACATTCAATGGCAGAAACAACCAGAGTATTTGCCTGTGCCCAGAGCAGTATTCGTTTATTGATGAGGAGAGGAAGTATAAAGGCTGCAAACCTGACTTCCAGCCACAAAGTTGTGACTTGGATGAAGCAGCTGCCAGTATGCAGTTTAAGTTGATACCGATGAACAGTGTGGATTGGCCTCTAGCTGACTATGAGGAGTACAGCCCCATAACTAAGGATCAGTGCCAGCAACTCTGTCTGACAGATTGTTTCTGTGCCGTTGCTGTCTTCCATGACCAAGATAATACAtgttggaagaagaagatgcctTTGTCAAATGGCAAGATGGGAGATAATGTGGAGAGGACACTTTTCGTCAAGGTAcggaagaacaacagtacacaAGCTGAGCTTGTTGGTTCCAACAAATGGAAGGAAGACAAGAAGAACTGGATCCTTGGAAGTTCGTTGTTTTTGGGAAGCTCTGTCCTAGTTAACATTCTGCTGACCTCTGTTATACTTTTTGGTACTTATTGTACTATCACCGTAAAGGAAATCCCATCTCTGCAGTCATCAAACAATATAGGATTGCCCTTGAAAGCCTTCGCTTATGCTGAGCTTGAGAAGGCAACCAGCGGATTCCAGGAGGTACTCGGCACTGGTGCCTCTGGTATTGTGTACAAGGGCCAGTTACAAGATGATCTCGGCACTTACATTGCGGTTAAGAAAATTGACAAGCTTGAGCATGAAACAGAGAAAGAGTTCACCGTTGAAGTCCAGACAATTGGACGGACGCACCACAAGAACTTGGTTAGGTTGCTAGGATTCTGcaatgaaggaaaagaaagactATTGGTGTATGAATTCATGACCAATGGATCACTCAATCAATTCCTATTTGGTGATGTCAGGCTTGAGTGGAACCTTCGAGCTCAGCTTGCTCTTGGAGTGGCAAGGGGGCTGCTATACTTACATGAGGAATGCAGCACACAGATTATCCATTGTGACATAAAGCCCCAGAACATCCTTCTCGATGGCAACTTCACAGCAAAGATCTCAGACTTTGGCTTAGCCAAACTTCTCCGAACAAACCAGACACAAACAAATACAGGTATCCGGGGCACCCGAGGATACGTAGCCCCTGAGTGGTTCAAGAGCATTGGCATCACTGCCAAGGTGGATGTTTACAGTTTTGGGGTCATCCTGTTGGAGCTCATCTGTTGCCGGCGGAATGTTGAGTTGGAGGCTGAAGAAGATCAAAAAATACTGACTGACTGGGCAAATGACTGTTATAGGTGCGGCAGGGTTGATTTTCTGGTGGAGGGTGATGATGAAGCAATTCTCAATTTGATGAAGGTGGAAAGGTTTGTGGCAGTGGCATTGTGGTGCCTCCAGGAGGACCCAACAATGAGACCTACAATGCTCAAAGTGACACAAATGCTTGACGAAGCAGCTGCAGTCCCCACAGTCCCCACTCCTCCTGATCCTTCTTCATTTGTCAGTTCACTTCCATAG